Within the Achromobacter spanius genome, the region TGCCATCGCTGCGGCCATCCAAGAGGCGTTAAGGTGCAAACGTGATGGCACACGCGATGTCATTCTGTTCAACCTGTCCGGCCATGGACATTTCGACATGACGGCGTATCAGAGCTATATGACTGATAAGTTGGTAGACCTGTCACACGATGAACATGCATTGAACGAAGCGCTATCAGCCCTTCCTGTTGCTGGCTGACCAATGCATACCGCGGGGCTCGACAGCCCCGTGCGGTTAATCAATCCGGCTGCGGCGGTATAGCGTCATCGCCGCGGCCAAACCCGCCAACACCGCCGCGCAACTGCGGTTAAGCCATCTAAGAGCCCCACCCGACAATACTCGCACCGCATGATAGCCGCCGATCGCATACAGGCTCATCAAGGCAATGTCGATGATCGCGGTGAGGAGCGCGAAGGTGATGTACTGAGTCGCTACGCTAAAGCCGGTTTGAATGAATTGCGGCAAGAAGGCGGAGAAAAACAGCAACCCTTTGGGGTTTGACAACGCAACCAGCAACGAACGCAGAAATGCGGATCGACCGCTACGTGGAATGACCGCATCCGTCGAGGCTGAGGCGACAAGCGCGGTAGGGGCTCGCCACAAGCTCCAGGCCAGATACAAAAGGTAGAGTGCCCCAATCCATTTCACCACCTCAAAGAGCAGCGTGGATGCCTGCAGAATAGCGCCCAGGCCCAATCCCACAGCACCAATCAGGATCAGGTCGGACAATGCCGCGCCGAGCATGCCGCAGGCAGCTAGCCGGAAGCCTCCCGTAGCCCCGTTACTCAACGCGAGCAATGTCGT harbors:
- a CDS encoding LysE family translocator, yielding MDTTTIFLYVVAVSAVTIIPGPTTLLALSNGATGGFRLAACGMLGAALSDLILIGAVGLGLGAILQASTLLFEVVKWIGALYLLYLAWSLWRAPTALVASASTDAVIPRSGRSAFLRSLLVALSNPKGLLFFSAFLPQFIQTGFSVATQYITFALLTAIIDIALMSLYAIGGYHAVRVLSGGALRWLNRSCAAVLAGLAAAMTLYRRSRID